The Burkholderiales bacterium region CTGGTTCTTCGAAACCTTTATTCTCGAGCGCTTCGTCGCACATTACCGGCCGTTTCACCCGGCTTACCGCGTGCTGTTTAACTCCTACTACAATACGGTCGGAGACAAGCATCCGCGCCCGGAACGAGGCTTGATTTCGCGACCCGATATAAATGAGGTGTTGGCTTACCGAAGCCATGTCGATGAGCAAATGGCGGCGCTGTTCGAGGAGCCGCCCGCCGATCGAGATGAATTCGCGGCATTGGCGGAACTCGGAGTTAATCATGAGGAGCAACATCAGGAATTGATGCTCACGGACATCAAGCATCTGTTCTGGAAAAACCCGCTCCGGCCCGCTTATCGGAGCCAATGGCCGCTAACCATGGTGCGAGCGCGGAAAACGCGGCGCATCGCGTTCGCAGGCGGCACATTCCAGGTCGGAGATTTGGGAATTCGGTTTGCATTTGACAACGAGCGGCCGCGTCATGCAGTGATCTTGCGTGACTTCGAGATTGCATCCCATCCGGTAACTCATGGAGAATTTTTGAATTTCGTGGAGAACGGCGGATACCAACGGCCGGAACTTTGGCTGTCAATGGGATGGGATATTCTGAACCAGCAGGGGTGGCAGGCGCCGCAATACTGGGAGCGCGACAATGGCGATTGGTATACCTTTACGTTGCACGGAATGGAAAAAATCGATCCCCATGCGCCGGTTAGTCATATAAGTTTTTTTGAAGCGAACGCCTATGCGCGCTGGGCCGGTGCGAGATTGCCAACGGAGGCCGAGTGGGAGAGGGTTGCATCGGAAATTGCGGTAGACGGAAATTTTCTTGAAAGCGCTGCCTTGCATCCGCTGGCATTGCGGCGCGATCCGCCCCGTCCCGGACTGGCTCAGTTATTTGGGGACGTCTGGGAGTGGACGCAAAGCTCGTATGCACCGTATCCCGGATTTAGGCTTGCCCAAGGCGCGGTGGGCGAATACAACGGCAAATTTATGTGTAACCAGTACGTGCTGCGAGGCGGTTCATGCGCAACACCGAAGGCACACGTTCGCGCCACATATCGCAATTTCTTCCCGCCCGAGGCGAGGTGGCAATTCAGCGGCCTGCGTTTGGCGTGGGACGCGCAATAGGTTCATCGATTGGGTTAGTGGCGTCATTGGAACTCAAATGCGAGTTGCAGCCATAAGTTAGTCAATTGCGACTCCTTGCCGCGACAATTTGGTCAGCGGACCGGAAGCGCCAAACTGATAGCAACGATATCGACGCCCGGATCGTAACTGCTGAACAGGTCGTCGTGAGATAAATGACGGGCTGCTAACTCAATTCGCATGTCGTTCGCGAATCGGCGCCCAACGCTCAATTCGAAATAAGCTTCTTTGGCGCTGCCCAGGTTCTTGCCGTTGCCGCGGCTGTAGCCGGCTAATGCAAAAGTCGAAGCAATTTCCATTTGATAGGGAAGAGAGACATTAAACCTCAGCCCGCCGTAACCGTATATCGAGCGGCGGGCAGTCGCGGCAAAACCAATCACAGGCTGGCTGTTCCAGAAATGCTGGCCCCCGAATCGGTATTCAGCTGCAAAAACTGGGGTTGGATCGCTTCCCGCACCGACATCAAAAGCGCCGGCGCTCACCGCCGCCAGGCCAACGGGCGCTTGGGGCGGGGGCGGGCTCAGGATTGCTTTTCCGGTCACTAAAACGTCCGCGACGATAATAAATGCGGCACCTGCGTCTGGGTTGAAACCGGAAGCGTGGGACGCGGAAGCCAACAATAATCCGGCCAGAGCCAGCCACGGGTTCCGCCCCATTTTTACCGCCGCGCCGTTTGCGTGAAACATTTGAAAAACCCCGATAACGCAGACGTTCCAGCCCTTGTTTCCTATCGTCTTTGCTTAATAGTACCGGAATACGTGGAGCACCTTCGGAGGTAATAAATATTTTTCGGTTCTGGAGATGCAAATTTTAGCAATTACCAGGGCAAGCAGATAGCCACAACCTCTTGCCTGCTAGGCCGGGTATCTCAGTCGCAGCAGAATGAAAGCTTTTTAGGCGGGCGATTTTGGAAAGAAACGATTCAGAACGGGATAATTTTGCATCGACCACCGGTGTCCGCCGTATTAGGGCGGACACCGGGATTGATGGTCACTGCCTGAAGATTTCGCGCCATGCGCGCCTCTTTAGCGGTCCGGCAGGCGGGGGCGCGCCAGGGTTGTTTTCCAGGACACTGGCGA contains the following coding sequences:
- the egtB gene encoding ergothioneine biosynthesis protein EgtB; this translates as MRKIPSRNPRFEKKLLIREAPTFLSELAERYARVRETSKRLLEPLTAEDCALQSMPDASPTKWHLAHTSWFFETFILERFVAHYRPFHPAYRVLFNSYYNTVGDKHPRPERGLISRPDINEVLAYRSHVDEQMAALFEEPPADRDEFAALAELGVNHEEQHQELMLTDIKHLFWKNPLRPAYRSQWPLTMVRARKTRRIAFAGGTFQVGDLGIRFAFDNERPRHAVILRDFEIASHPVTHGEFLNFVENGGYQRPELWLSMGWDILNQQGWQAPQYWERDNGDWYTFTLHGMEKIDPHAPVSHISFFEANAYARWAGARLPTEAEWERVASEIAVDGNFLESAALHPLALRRDPPRPGLAQLFGDVWEWTQSSYAPYPGFRLAQGAVGEYNGKFMCNQYVLRGGSCATPKAHVRATYRNFFPPEARWQFSGLRLAWDAQ